The proteins below come from a single Chiloscyllium punctatum isolate Juve2018m chromosome 20, sChiPun1.3, whole genome shotgun sequence genomic window:
- the fnip1 gene encoding folliculin-interacting protein 1 isoform X3, which produces MLPSWPAPEFNPSQIRLIVYQDCERRGRNVLFDSKATKKTEETTALKVCSDIQVKILEKCCHTKCSTCTTSSDSLSSSSSSAPNAKDQSSKCQNSRPSSDANMLGEMMFGSVAMSYKGSTLKIHQIRSPPQLMLSKVFTARTGGSVTGSLNTLQDSLECINQDTTTSKPYPDQNILMNSLIGFSQLCSPRRAPGVSEPAPLRLIRSASFFAVHSTPMDMPSRGINEDRDSGITRSASLSSLLITPFPSPSSSLPNSCASSYYRRWRRSQNTSLENGVFPRWSVEESFNMSDESCSSNPSIVRKKKIAIGVIFSLSQDEEENNKFHEFFFAHFPLFESHVNRLKFAIEQAMKMRNRISEANQRILGYSRIVDALNEFRTAICNLYTMPRITDPVWLTMMSGTPEKNLLCQQFMKEFALLMEQTSKNQFLPALITAVLTNHLAWVPTVMPNGQPPIKIFLEKHSSRSVDMLSKSNPYNPLWAQLVDLHGAIGSPVRLARTVVIGKRQELVQRLLHFLTYFIRCSELQETQLVVEGDSDAEMSESVMTTSLEKGEVEESEYVVVTLHRNKSSLFPTILQNQNTLSRDSAVSLYRDEKCPLHATKEQHDVTRQEESSDAFARCHRNVWKTNCSPNSCTTNLTVLGREDTIKQYKESTNYLQEAKTETVLSVKSGVAGQSLIIEPIVEKLPPDKQLSTSVPCSSDHLQGSPNSMQKVTFQIGYSLSPDSDTEGKRNEADEALRKDIEELRKRTQGQEVLPVTLDQNKINRTKDTSSNSYNYKWDSTHEGSMSIFDEYFTEDNLIETKTIDDLPKEDQQKVEQQEVSKMGLYIQNNEQQRDLSGNSCLCTCKIYGMDLDSHILSSAEQDCGDKVSDDPCGEQDQKKAPFGVEWDIPRNESSDSALGDSENEDAAHESSKHCRYSTEQDDWLEQMELPFPGSSVVEICHSKPSIANFGRSLFGGYCPYYVSDFVLHGTGSDEKLKQCLVSDLTHAVQHPVLDEPISEAVCIIADLDKWTVQVASSQRRTTDSNRLGKEVLVSSLVSNLLHSTLQLYKLNLSPNFCIMHLEDRLQELYFKSKMLSEYLKGQMRVHVKELGMVLGIESSDLPLLAAVASTHSPYVAQILL; this is translated from the exons AAAGTATGCAGCGATATCCAAGTGAAGATTCTCGAGAAATGCTGTCATACAAAATGCAGTACATGTACCACCTCTTCAGATAGCCTCTCTTCCTCATCTTCATCAGCTCCTAATGCTAAAGATCAGTCTTCGAAATGCCAG AATTCTCGGCCATCCTCTGATGCCAACATGCTAGGTGAAATGATGTTTGGGTCTGTGGCAATGAGCTACAAAGGTTCCACCTTAAAAATCCACCAGATACG ATCTCCACCTCAACTAATGCTTAGCAAAGTTTTCACAGCTCGTACCGGAGGTAGTGTCACTGGAAGTCTCAATAC GTTACAAGACAGTCTTGAATGTATTAATCAGGACACTACTACGTCAAAACCTTACCCAGATCAAAATATTCTGATGAACAGCCTTATAG GTTTTTCGCAGCTTTGCAGCCCTAGGCGGGCACCAGGTGTTTCTGAGCCAGCACCGCTCCGTCTAATCCGGAGCGCTTCTTTCTTTGCAG TTCACAGCACTCCAATGGACATGCCCAGTAGAGGGATCAATGAAGACAGAGACAGTGGAATAACACGATCTG CTTCCTTAAGCAGCCTGCTTATCACTCCGTTCCCTTCACCAAGCTCCTCACTTCCAAATAGTTGTGCGAGCAGCTACTATCGTCGCTGGCGCCGTAGTCAGAATACTAGTCTTGAAAATGGAGTTTTCCCCAGATG GTCAGTAGAAGAGAGCTTTAACATGTCCGATGAAAGCTGTAGTTCCAATCCCTCCATTGTTCGAAAAAAGAAGATTGCTATTGGGGTTATATTTTCACTGTCACAAGATGAGGAAGAAAATAACAAGTTTCATGAGTTCTTCTTTGCTCATTTTCCTCTATTTGAGAGTCATGTGAACAGACTGAAGTTTGCTATTGAGCAG GCTATGAAAATGCGAAATAGAATTTCTGAGGCAAACCAGCGTATTCTGGGTTACAGTAGGATTGTGGATGCTTTGAATGAATTCAG GACAGCGATATGTAATCTTTATACAATGCCAAGGATTACAGACCCTGTATGGTTAACCATGATGTCTGGAACACCTGAAAAAAACCTGCTTTGCCAACAGTTTATGAAGGAGTTTGCTTTACTGATGGAACAAACATCAAAGAATCA GTTTCTACCAGCCCTGATTACTGCTGTGCTCACAAATCATCTTGCCTGGGTCCCAACAGTAATGCCAAATGGTCAACCACCTATAAAGATTTTCTTGGAAAAACATTCCTCTCGAAGTGTGGATATGTTATCAAAGTCAAATCCGTACAACCCCCTTTGGGCCCAACTTG TTGATCTACATGGTGCAATAGGATCTCCGGTAAGATTAGCCCGAACTGTGGTGATTGGTAAACGACAGGAATTGGTTCAGCGGTTGCTTCACTTCCTGACATATTTCATTCGTTGCTCTGAGCTGCAAGAAACCCAGCTGGTGGTCGAGGGGGATAGTGATGCGGAAATGAGTGAGTCGGTAATGACCACATCTCTGGAGAAAGGAGAGGTGGAAGAGTCAGAATATGTTGTGGTTACACTTCACAGGAATAAAAGTTCACTTTTCCCAACCATATTGCAAAACCAAAATACTCTTTCACGGGACAGTGCTGTCAGTTTGTATCGGGATGAGAAGTGTCCCCTTCATGCTACTAAAGAACAGCATGATGTTACCAGGCAGGAAGAATCAAGTGATGCATTTGCAAGATGTCACAGGAACGTATGGAAAACCAACTGCAGTCCAAATAGTTGTACTACAAATCTGACAGTTCTTGGCAGAGAAGATACCATCAAGCAATATAAGGAAAGCACAAACTACCTTCAGGAAGCCAAGACTGAAACAGTACTGTCTGTCAAATCTGGTGTTGCAGGCCAAAGCCTTATCATAGAGCCTATTGTTGAAAAACTGCCTCCTGATAAGCAGTTGTCTACTTCAGTACCCTGTAGTTCAGACCATCTTCAGGGCAGTCCCAATTCAATGCAAAAAGTTACCTTTCAGATTGGCTATTCTCTGTCACCAGACTCTGATACAGAAGGCAAGAGAAATGAAGCTGATGAGGCACTACGGAAAGACATTGAGGAGCTTAGGAAAAGAACACAGGGACAAGAGGTATTGCCTGTAACACTGGACCAAAACAAAATTAATAGGACAAAGGACACATCATCCAATTCATACAATTATAAATGGGATTCTACACATGAAGGAAGTATGAGCATCTTTGATGAGTATTTTACTGAAGATAATTTAATAGAAACAAAGACCATCGATGATCTTCCCAAAGAGGATCAGCAGAAAGTTGAACAACAAGAGGTTTCAAAAATGGGACTTTATATTCAGAACAATGAACAGCAACGTGACTTGAGTGGGAACAGTTGCTTGTGCACTTGTAAGATATATGGAATGGACTTAGATTCTCATATTCTTAGTTCTGCTGAGCAGGactgtggagacaaagtctctGATGACCCCTGTGGGGAACAAGACCAGAAAAAAGCACCTTTTGGAGTTGAATGGGACATCCCCCGAAATGAGAGCTCAGACAGTGCCTTGGGTGACAGTGAAAATGAGGATGCAGCTCATGAGTCATCCAAACATTGTCGCTACAGTACAGAGCAGGATGACTGGCTGGAACAGATGGAGCTACCTTTCCCAGG GTCAAGTGTAGTTGAAATCTGCCACAGCAAACCCAGTATAGCGAATTTTGGAAGGTCTCTTTTTGGTGGCTATTGCCCATATTATGTATCCGATTTTGTTCTGCATGGAACAGGCAGTGATGAAAAGCTGAAGCAGTGTTTGGTATCAGATTTAACACATGCTGTACAA CATCCAGTGTTGGATGAACCTATATCAGAAGCTGTTTGCATTATCGCTGACTTGGATAAGTGGACAGTGCAGGTTGCAAGTAGTCAAAGGCGAACCACAGACAGCAATAGACTTGGCAAAGAAGTACTTGTCTCCAGCTTAGTATCTAACTTGCTTCATTCCACGCTGCAGCTCTACAAACTAAATCTTTCACCAAACTTT